A genomic window from Aquitalea aquatilis includes:
- the ubiG gene encoding bifunctional 2-polyprenyl-6-hydroxyphenol methylase/3-demethylubiquinol 3-O-methyltransferase UbiG, which translates to MSNVDELEIDKFSQLAHKWWDKDSEFKPLHEINPLRLDYIDDFAGIKDLKVLDVGCGGGILAESMALRGAQVTGIDLAKKSLKVAQLHSLESGVAVEYRCIAVEELADEAPGSFDVVTCMEMLEHVPDPESVVRSCARLVKPGGWVFFSTLNRNAKAYLLAVVGAEYVLNMLPRGTHEYARFLKPSELSRMARNAGLEIGNVSGMSYKPLTRIYSLGDDTQVNYLMATRRAAL; encoded by the coding sequence ATGAGCAATGTAGACGAACTGGAAATCGACAAATTCAGCCAGCTGGCACACAAGTGGTGGGACAAGGACAGCGAATTCAAGCCGCTGCACGAGATCAACCCGCTACGGCTGGACTATATCGATGACTTTGCCGGCATCAAGGACCTCAAGGTACTGGATGTGGGCTGTGGTGGCGGGATTCTCGCCGAGAGCATGGCCCTGCGCGGCGCGCAGGTCACCGGCATTGATCTGGCCAAGAAATCGCTGAAAGTGGCCCAGCTGCACAGCCTGGAGTCGGGCGTGGCCGTGGAATACCGCTGCATCGCCGTGGAAGAACTGGCCGACGAAGCGCCGGGCAGCTTTGATGTCGTCACCTGCATGGAAATGCTGGAGCATGTACCAGACCCGGAAAGCGTGGTGCGCAGCTGTGCCCGTCTGGTCAAGCCGGGTGGCTGGGTATTCTTCTCCACCCTCAACCGCAATGCCAAGGCCTATCTGCTGGCAGTCGTGGGCGCAGAGTACGTGCTCAACATGCTGCCGCGCGGCACCCATGAGTATGCCCGCTTCCTCAAGCCGTCCGAGCTGTCGCGCATGGCGCGCAATGCCGGGCTGGAAATCGGCAACGTCAGCGGCATGAGCTACAAGCCGCTGACGCGCATTTATTCGCTGGGCGACGACACCCAGGTCAACTACCTGATGGCCACCCGCCGCGCGGCGCTGTAA
- a CDS encoding TRZ/ATZ family hydrolase: protein MSATQYDTLISARWIITVEQDGEVLENHAVAIKDGQIAAILPASQCPAINASERLELGNHVLMPGLINLHGHSAMTLLRGLADDKALMDWLNNHIWPAEGKHVRDDFVFDGASLAMAEMIRGGTTTINDMYFYHAAMGRAGLASGMRTFVGCSILEFPTNYASNADEYISKGMAERSEFLGEELITFTLAPHAPYTVSDDTFRKVVDLAEREDMRIHCHIHETADEVSNSVKELQQRPLARLQQLGLLSPRLIAAHMVHLNAEEIDIVARHGVAVAHNPASNMKLASGIAPVQQLLAAGVAVGIGTDGAASNNKLDMMAETRLAALLAKVGTLDPTAVPAATAIRMATLNGARALGIADKVGSVKVGKQADLIAIDLSALETAPAFDPVSHVVYAAGREQVSHVWVKGRCLLDARQLQTMDEAALKARGEDWRNRILAR, encoded by the coding sequence ATGTCAGCAACACAATACGACACGCTTATTTCGGCACGCTGGATCATCACGGTAGAACAAGATGGCGAAGTGCTGGAAAACCATGCGGTCGCCATCAAGGATGGCCAGATCGCCGCCATTCTGCCCGCCAGCCAGTGCCCTGCAATCAACGCCAGTGAAAGACTGGAACTGGGTAATCATGTGCTGATGCCTGGCCTGATCAACCTGCACGGCCACTCGGCCATGACCCTGCTGCGCGGTCTGGCCGACGACAAGGCGCTGATGGACTGGCTGAACAATCATATCTGGCCGGCCGAAGGCAAGCACGTGCGCGATGATTTCGTGTTCGACGGTGCCAGCCTGGCGATGGCGGAAATGATTCGTGGTGGCACCACCACCATCAACGACATGTACTTCTACCATGCCGCCATGGGCCGCGCCGGCCTGGCATCCGGCATGCGCACCTTTGTCGGCTGCTCGATTCTGGAATTCCCCACCAATTACGCCAGCAATGCCGATGAATACATCAGCAAGGGCATGGCCGAGCGTAGCGAATTCCTGGGCGAAGAGCTGATTACCTTCACCCTGGCCCCGCACGCCCCCTACACCGTATCTGATGACACCTTCCGCAAGGTGGTTGATCTGGCCGAGCGCGAAGACATGCGGATTCACTGCCACATCCACGAAACCGCGGATGAGGTGAGCAACAGCGTCAAGGAACTGCAACAACGCCCGCTGGCGCGCCTGCAACAGCTGGGCTTGCTGTCGCCGCGCCTGATTGCCGCCCACATGGTGCATCTGAATGCTGAGGAAATCGACATCGTCGCCCGGCATGGCGTGGCGGTCGCGCACAATCCGGCATCCAATATGAAGCTGGCCTCCGGCATCGCCCCGGTACAGCAACTGCTGGCAGCCGGTGTGGCCGTCGGTATCGGCACCGATGGTGCAGCGTCCAACAACAAGCTGGACATGATGGCAGAGACCCGTCTGGCCGCCCTGCTGGCCAAGGTGGGCACGCTGGACCCGACCGCCGTGCCGGCAGCCACCGCCATTCGCATGGCTACGCTGAACGGCGCGCGCGCACTGGGTATCGCCGACAAGGTAGGCTCGGTCAAGGTGGGCAAACAGGCCGACCTGATCGCCATCGACCTGTCGGCACTGGAAACCGCCCCGGCTTTCGATCCGGTATCGCATGTGGTGTACGCCGCCGGCCGCGAGCAGGTGAGCCATGTCTGGGTTAAGGGCCGCTGCCTGCTGGACGCACGCCAGCTGCAGACCATGGACGAAGCTGCACTGAAAGCGCGCGGTGAAGACTGGCGCAACCGTATTCTGGCGAGGTAA
- a CDS encoding bifunctional diguanylate cyclase/phosphodiesterase codes for MASQEEKNPVTSSLSLRTVFMIAVVLGLLIPASIISYLSINIQRDNLTAQLETDEKRLLDIVALGMQEPLWNLSRQAGSPLISSVMEDARVVSIRVTDTQSNQVFLSALRSERRVGGVSFVQKPVIYRGEEIGQVTLEFDTEHLANALHNQVKNILLILVAQLVLSILLIMSILHSRFLRPMHSLTEQATQLAELKLESPFYWARRDEIGKLGKHLEWTRSELKRLIDELRAKTLALEADISRRREVEDALRRSENKYRELFWSNLDGIVISSLDGQVMDANPAFLNLMCYNLDQLKQQNFWSLVGQESEALERFNLDNKVLRFGYCDEFEAVYMNRFSNQVPVSVKTVAMRDAFGRINAVWRMVRDISEKRAAEERVQLAAKVFENTVEGIMITDSDKRIRSVNKAFTEITGYSQQEVLGQKTSILSSGRHDEAFYGNMWLAIDGQGSWQGEIWNRRKNGEIYPEWLAINAVRNPLSEITHYVAIFSDLTERKAADERIQFLAHFDVLTSLPNRAHMHDRVELAIHNACRDNEQMALLLLDLDRFKTVNESLGHSAGDILLQVAADRIKSSLAAGETVARQGGDEFIILLPAISDPSEAALAAERIRESFNASIELHNHTITITPSIGISVYPDDGRDFETLVRNADAAMYHAKSSGRNSYKFYTADLNARAREILAIESQLRFALERNEFILHYQPQVAMADGRITGAEALIRWNHPSLGILGPARFIEVAEERGFIVQIGNWVIREACRQLALWHGQGLPKMSLAVNLSALQFRQQDLAEVLETALRTHGLSADMLDVEVTESVIMEDVTSTVQAIDSIKGMGVQLSIDDFGTGYSSLSYLKRFKADKLKIDRSFVRDIPNDADDSAIARAIINMAKNLNMQVVAEGVETIDQWRFLKQEGCDLIQGYLLAKPMPPEEFAGLLARGSLLPEE; via the coding sequence ATGGCATCCCAAGAAGAAAAGAACCCAGTCACCTCTAGCCTCTCCCTGCGCACGGTCTTCATGATCGCCGTGGTACTCGGCTTGCTGATTCCCGCCTCCATCATCAGTTATCTCAGCATCAATATTCAGCGGGACAACCTCACCGCCCAGCTGGAAACCGACGAAAAGCGCTTGCTGGACATTGTGGCGCTGGGCATGCAGGAGCCATTGTGGAACCTCAGCCGTCAGGCCGGCAGCCCGCTGATTTCCTCGGTCATGGAAGACGCCCGCGTGGTGTCCATCCGGGTGACCGACACCCAGTCCAACCAGGTTTTCCTGTCCGCCTTGCGTAGCGAGCGGCGCGTCGGCGGCGTTTCTTTCGTACAAAAACCAGTGATTTACCGTGGCGAGGAAATTGGCCAGGTCACGCTGGAGTTTGATACCGAGCATCTGGCCAACGCCCTGCACAATCAAGTGAAGAACATCCTGCTGATTCTGGTGGCGCAGCTGGTGTTGTCCATTCTGCTGATCATGAGCATTCTGCATTCGCGTTTCCTGCGCCCCATGCACAGCCTCACCGAGCAGGCCACCCAGTTGGCCGAACTCAAGCTGGAGTCGCCGTTTTACTGGGCGCGGCGTGATGAAATCGGCAAGCTGGGCAAGCACCTGGAATGGACCCGCTCCGAACTGAAACGGCTGATTGACGAGTTGCGTGCGAAAACACTGGCGCTGGAGGCGGATATTTCCCGCCGCCGCGAGGTGGAAGATGCGCTGCGCCGCTCGGAAAACAAATACCGTGAACTGTTCTGGTCCAATCTGGATGGCATTGTCATCAGTTCGCTGGATGGCCAGGTGATGGATGCCAACCCGGCCTTTCTCAACCTGATGTGCTACAACCTCGACCAGCTCAAGCAGCAGAATTTCTGGTCGCTGGTGGGGCAGGAGAGCGAGGCGCTGGAGCGCTTCAACCTGGATAACAAGGTATTGCGCTTCGGTTATTGCGACGAATTCGAGGCGGTGTACATGAACCGCTTCAGCAATCAGGTGCCGGTCAGTGTCAAGACTGTGGCCATGCGTGATGCCTTTGGCCGCATCAATGCGGTATGGCGCATGGTGCGCGACATCTCCGAAAAGCGTGCGGCAGAAGAGCGGGTGCAACTGGCGGCCAAGGTGTTTGAAAACACCGTCGAAGGTATCATGATCACCGACAGCGACAAGCGCATTCGCAGCGTCAACAAGGCATTCACCGAAATTACCGGCTATTCGCAGCAGGAAGTGTTGGGGCAGAAAACCAGCATCCTGTCTTCCGGCCGTCACGATGAAGCCTTCTACGGCAATATGTGGCTGGCCATTGATGGTCAGGGTTCCTGGCAGGGCGAAATCTGGAACCGGCGCAAGAATGGCGAAATCTACCCGGAGTGGCTGGCTATTAACGCGGTGCGTAACCCGCTGTCCGAAATCACCCATTATGTCGCCATCTTCAGCGATCTGACCGAGCGCAAGGCCGCCGACGAGCGTATTCAGTTCCTGGCGCATTTCGACGTGCTGACCAGCCTGCCCAACCGCGCCCACATGCACGACCGAGTCGAGCTGGCGATTCACAATGCCTGCCGCGATAACGAGCAAATGGCGCTGCTGTTGCTGGACCTCGACCGCTTCAAGACGGTGAACGAGTCACTGGGGCACTCTGCTGGCGACATCTTGCTGCAGGTGGCGGCCGACCGCATCAAGTCCTCGCTGGCTGCCGGTGAAACCGTGGCGCGGCAAGGGGGCGACGAATTCATCATCCTGCTGCCGGCGATTTCCGACCCGAGCGAGGCTGCACTGGCGGCGGAGCGCATCCGCGAATCCTTCAATGCTTCCATCGAGCTGCATAACCACACCATCACCATCACGCCGTCCATCGGTATCAGCGTCTACCCGGATGATGGCCGCGACTTCGAAACCCTGGTGCGCAATGCCGATGCCGCCATGTACCACGCCAAGTCGTCGGGCCGTAACAGCTACAAGTTCTACACGGCCGACCTGAACGCCCGTGCCCGTGAAATTCTGGCCATTGAGAGCCAGCTGCGCTTTGCACTGGAGCGCAACGAATTCATCCTGCATTACCAGCCGCAAGTGGCGATGGCCGATGGCCGCATTACCGGGGCCGAAGCACTGATACGCTGGAATCACCCCTCGCTGGGCATTCTGGGACCGGCGCGCTTTATCGAAGTGGCCGAGGAGCGCGGCTTCATCGTGCAGATCGGCAACTGGGTGATCCGCGAAGCCTGCCGCCAACTGGCCTTGTGGCATGGCCAGGGGCTGCCCAAGATGTCGCTGGCAGTCAATCTGTCAGCCTTGCAATTCCGCCAGCAGGATCTGGCCGAGGTCCTGGAAACCGCTCTGCGTACCCATGGCTTGTCTGCCGACATGCTGGACGTTGAGGTGACGGAAAGCGTGATCATGGAAGACGTGACCAGCACCGTGCAGGCCATTGACAGCATCAAGGGCATGGGGGTACAGCTGTCCATCGATGACTTTGGCACCGGCTATTCCAGCCTGTCCTACCTCAAGCGCTTCAAGGCGGACAAGCTGAAGATTGACCGCTCCTTCGTGCGCGACATTCCCAATGATGCCGACGATTCCGCCATTGCCCGGGCCATCATCAACATGGCGAAAAACCTCAATATGCAAGTCGTGGCCGAAGGCGTGGAAACCATCGATCAGTGGCGCTTCCTCAAGCAGGAAGGGTGTGACCTGATTCAGGGCTATCTGCTGGCCAAACCGATGCCGCCGGAGGAGTTTGCCGGCCTGCTGGCCAGGGGTAGCTTGCTGCCCGAGGAATAA
- a CDS encoding sensor domain-containing diguanylate cyclase, with protein MFFENDQAMSAVGRELLANSFEFIPIPILISECSNSGDINSGRWHRFSNQAFRQQIGYSLEDMPDIDSWFQLAYPDAGYRAEVMQTWEREVERCLASGQPLAELTALVCCADGQQRWFIITAQTQAATLPFLQIITFRDVHELKCTVDENIRLSRTDFLTRLLNRREASKRLQLAWEGWQREREMFSVLLCDIDGFKHVNDQYGHACGDHMLVFFADQLTALFDGQADIVRWGGEEFLLILPATDLAGAAIAAERLRQQIADSKPVWQQQQLGLTVSIGYTCAADHGELEGILHAVDVAMYRAKLQGRNCICQG; from the coding sequence ATGTTTTTTGAAAATGATCAGGCCATGTCGGCTGTCGGAAGAGAACTGCTGGCCAACAGTTTCGAATTCATTCCCATCCCCATCCTGATTTCCGAATGCAGCAATAGCGGCGACATCAATTCCGGCCGCTGGCATCGTTTTTCCAATCAGGCCTTTCGTCAGCAGATTGGCTACAGTCTGGAAGACATGCCGGATATCGATAGCTGGTTCCAGCTGGCTTATCCCGATGCGGGCTACCGGGCGGAAGTCATGCAGACCTGGGAGCGGGAGGTGGAGCGTTGCCTGGCCAGTGGCCAGCCGCTGGCTGAACTCACCGCCCTGGTGTGCTGTGCCGATGGCCAGCAACGCTGGTTCATCATCACCGCGCAGACGCAAGCGGCCACCTTGCCATTTCTGCAGATCATCACCTTTCGCGATGTGCACGAACTCAAGTGCACGGTGGACGAGAACATCCGGCTGTCCCGTACCGATTTTCTTACCCGGCTGCTGAACCGGCGTGAAGCCAGCAAGCGCTTGCAACTGGCCTGGGAAGGCTGGCAACGCGAGAGGGAGATGTTCTCGGTCTTGCTGTGTGATATCGATGGCTTCAAGCATGTCAACGATCAGTACGGCCACGCCTGTGGCGACCACATGCTGGTGTTTTTTGCTGATCAGCTTACCGCCTTGTTTGATGGGCAAGCGGATATCGTGCGCTGGGGCGGTGAGGAGTTCTTGCTTATCCTGCCAGCTACCGATCTGGCGGGTGCCGCCATCGCCGCCGAACGGCTACGCCAGCAGATAGCCGACAGCAAGCCGGTATGGCAGCAGCAACAGCTTGGTTTGACCGTCAGCATTGGCTATACCTGCGCCGCTGATCATGGCGAGCTGGAGGGCATATTGCATGCCGTGGATGTAGCCATGTACCGTGCCAAGCTACAGGGGCGCAACTGTATTTGTCAGGGCTAA